From Pandoraea norimbergensis, the proteins below share one genomic window:
- a CDS encoding autotransporter family protein — translation MRKPFHATGALAGSHCQRPLRPVILAISLCVAGSARAACDNVTPASGTTVTCTGTDGVVAAQAGSTNVSVNVTQGSTISSTRTTPNVATITVDSSSTITNAGTVSIVGTTSAGRGAAMLGAHDYNTLVNTSTGVITANGAQDDGMAINGNHGTLTNNGSITVSGPNSDGMTVAWGQASGLGLYSTVINTGTVTANGSGSRAMSVVGGQSTVTNSGTLLTTGGTASNRSFTVFMQGNNNQLTNSGRIEAQGINSDAVVSNTALGFTSSIVNQAGGQIISQQGYGIRTVNGTISITNAGLVQSNAGTAIYMNPAAKSNTLTLQTGSQIIGTADGGTSAVSTLILQGTGTASNAFVNFGTLLAQGSNWTWSGSGNFNTAQLQSGTFNLTSTLGGAATTIASGATLTGTGTLTGNVTNAGTVHPGDGSGNGTLTLVGNYTGQSGTLAIDTVLGDDSSRVAPLTVSGGVIGGNTSINVNNLGGGGGLTTGNGIPMVSAVGGATSSASAFALGAPVSAGAYTYMLYKGGTTADSANSWYLRTTVPVTTLVTTTDPVTGAQVTEVLAPVAASPGAPAALPAGDTPAPIYRVEVPVYSAMPDLARTAGFAQMATFHERQGQQGLLDERGWLTDGWVRAWGQTEQLRAKGDVTPQFDGNIGGVQIGHDIFASRADSGHSDHVGVLGGWTRATGDVQGFALGTNDTAAGSLSLDMYSAGLYWTHVMPGGAYTDAVVLASALQYQTRPISGLNRDVNGKALAASLEAGWPIPLTSTLALEPQAQIIWQHQSIDNFNDSISSVAFDNTNAWLARIGARLEANYDGARGLLRPYLLFNLLHTFGSDGRVVFGGTTPIVTNANSTSAQFGIGVAGRFNKSASVYGTLAYLTQLDNTRQQSVSATLGLRWTW, via the coding sequence ATGAGAAAGCCATTCCACGCAACCGGCGCGCTCGCCGGTTCGCATTGCCAACGCCCGCTCAGACCCGTGATATTGGCGATATCACTGTGTGTGGCCGGCAGTGCCCGAGCCGCCTGCGACAACGTCACCCCCGCCAGCGGCACCACGGTGACCTGCACCGGGACGGACGGTGTCGTCGCCGCCCAAGCAGGCAGCACCAACGTGAGCGTCAATGTCACGCAAGGCAGCACGATCTCATCGACGCGCACCACACCAAACGTTGCCACCATTACCGTCGATTCGTCGAGCACGATAACCAACGCCGGCACCGTCAGCATCGTTGGCACGACCAGCGCCGGGCGCGGCGCGGCCATGCTGGGTGCCCACGATTACAACACGCTGGTCAACACGTCGACCGGCGTCATCACAGCCAACGGTGCGCAAGACGACGGTATGGCCATCAATGGCAATCACGGAACACTTACGAACAACGGCAGCATCACCGTCTCTGGCCCAAATTCGGATGGCATGACCGTGGCCTGGGGGCAAGCCTCGGGCCTCGGTCTGTACAGCACCGTCATCAACACCGGCACGGTTACCGCCAACGGCAGCGGCAGCCGTGCCATGAGCGTCGTGGGCGGGCAAAGCACCGTGACCAACTCCGGCACGTTGCTCACCACTGGCGGCACGGCGTCGAATCGCTCGTTCACGGTGTTCATGCAAGGCAACAACAATCAACTCACCAACAGCGGCCGCATCGAAGCCCAAGGCATCAACAGCGACGCCGTCGTGTCGAACACCGCACTGGGATTCACCTCTTCGATCGTGAATCAGGCCGGTGGCCAGATCATCAGCCAGCAAGGTTACGGCATTCGCACGGTGAACGGCACGATCTCGATCACCAACGCCGGGCTGGTGCAAAGCAATGCCGGCACGGCCATCTACATGAACCCGGCGGCCAAATCGAACACACTGACGCTGCAAACCGGCTCGCAAATCATCGGTACGGCAGACGGCGGCACGAGCGCAGTCAGTACGTTGATTCTGCAAGGCACCGGCACCGCGAGTAACGCATTCGTCAATTTCGGAACCTTGCTCGCGCAAGGCAGCAACTGGACCTGGAGCGGCAGCGGCAACTTCAACACCGCTCAACTCCAGAGCGGCACGTTCAACCTGACGAGCACGTTAGGCGGCGCGGCCACCACGATCGCATCGGGCGCCACGCTGACCGGCACGGGCACCCTTACCGGCAACGTCACCAATGCAGGCACCGTACACCCCGGCGACGGCAGCGGTAATGGCACGCTCACCCTCGTGGGCAACTATACGGGCCAGAGCGGCACGCTCGCGATCGACACGGTATTGGGCGACGATAGTTCGCGCGTCGCCCCGCTCACGGTGAGCGGCGGCGTCATCGGCGGCAACACGTCGATCAATGTGAATAACCTGGGCGGGGGCGGCGGGCTCACGACAGGCAACGGTATTCCGATGGTGAGTGCGGTGGGCGGCGCGACCTCGTCGGCATCGGCGTTCGCGCTTGGCGCACCGGTCTCCGCGGGGGCTTACACGTACATGCTTTACAAGGGCGGCACGACGGCAGACAGCGCAAATAGTTGGTATCTGCGCACCACCGTGCCTGTGACCACCCTCGTCACGACGACCGATCCGGTCACCGGGGCTCAGGTCACCGAAGTCCTCGCGCCGGTGGCAGCCAGTCCGGGCGCCCCCGCCGCACTCCCGGCCGGAGACACGCCCGCACCGATCTATCGTGTTGAAGTGCCCGTTTATTCGGCCATGCCGGATCTCGCACGCACAGCCGGTTTCGCGCAAATGGCGACGTTCCACGAACGACAGGGTCAGCAAGGCCTGCTCGACGAGCGCGGATGGCTGACCGATGGCTGGGTGCGCGCGTGGGGACAAACGGAGCAACTGCGCGCCAAAGGCGACGTGACGCCGCAATTCGACGGCAACATCGGGGGCGTACAGATCGGCCACGATATCTTCGCGAGCCGGGCTGACAGCGGACACAGCGATCACGTCGGCGTGCTCGGTGGCTGGACGCGGGCAACAGGCGACGTGCAAGGGTTTGCGCTCGGCACGAACGACACTGCGGCGGGCTCTCTGTCGCTCGACATGTACAGCGCGGGGTTGTACTGGACGCACGTGATGCCCGGTGGCGCGTATACGGACGCCGTCGTGCTCGCATCAGCGCTGCAATATCAGACACGTCCGATCAGCGGATTGAATCGCGACGTGAACGGCAAGGCGCTTGCCGCGTCGCTCGAAGCTGGCTGGCCGATCCCGTTGACCTCGACACTCGCCCTCGAGCCCCAGGCGCAGATCATCTGGCAACATCAGTCGATCGACAATTTCAACGACAGCATCTCGAGCGTGGCATTCGACAACACGAACGCGTGGCTGGCGCGTATCGGCGCACGGCTTGAGGCCAATTACGACGGCGCGCGCGGGCTGCTTCGCCCTTACCTGCTGTTCAATCTCTTGCATACCTTCGGCAGCGACGGGCGAGTCGTCTTCGGCGGCACCACCCCGATCGTGACCAATGCCAACAGCACCTCGGCGCAATTCGGCATCGGTGTGGCCGGCCGTTTCAACAAATCGGCGAGCGTATACGGCACACTCGCCTACCTGACACAACTCGATAACACGCGGCAGCAAAGCGTCTCTGCGACGCTGGGGCTGCGCTGGACCTGGTAA
- a CDS encoding ExeA family protein: MMLKLKNLLAQASCKQADLAKSLNVSQATVAQIVNHGEWPKSLDELDLKERILDFLEGKGVAPNLLESAFEEVDQTDVRERVHAFLADIGVDPSELPKVLEAQVSEPRANAARSVTKSKSAIESNPEESMLLRKQTLYPAARKHFSLFRDPFQDDIQAADDMYVSPDIRYVREAMFQTAKHGGLLAVVAESGAGKTTLMRDLEDRIVRENQPILLIKPYVLAMEDNDQKGKTLKSTHIAEALMAAVAPLEKPKSSPEARFAQLHKALRESHTAGYRHCLVIDEAHALPVPTIKHLKRFFELEMGFKKLLSIILIGQPELKAKLSERNQDVREVVQRCEMIELAPLDGTRLEEYLKFKFDRLGKQIGEVIDPSGVDALRAKLTMTSTRRDRPETVSLLYPLAIGNLLTACMNFAAEIGSPTVTADVVKGV; encoded by the coding sequence ATGATGCTGAAGCTGAAGAACTTGCTGGCCCAAGCCAGCTGCAAACAGGCCGACTTGGCGAAATCTCTGAATGTCTCGCAAGCCACGGTTGCGCAAATCGTCAATCACGGCGAATGGCCCAAGAGCCTCGACGAGCTTGATCTCAAGGAGCGCATTCTGGATTTTCTCGAAGGGAAAGGCGTTGCGCCGAACTTACTCGAGAGTGCCTTTGAAGAGGTTGATCAGACCGACGTGCGCGAACGTGTCCACGCGTTCCTCGCCGATATCGGGGTCGATCCATCCGAGCTGCCCAAGGTTCTTGAAGCACAGGTGAGCGAGCCGCGCGCCAACGCGGCCCGCTCGGTCACCAAGTCGAAATCCGCTATCGAGTCCAACCCGGAGGAATCTATGTTACTGCGCAAGCAAACTCTTTATCCAGCGGCACGTAAGCATTTCAGCCTGTTCCGCGACCCGTTCCAGGACGATATCCAGGCCGCAGACGACATGTACGTCAGCCCCGACATCCGCTATGTGCGCGAGGCAATGTTCCAGACGGCTAAACACGGAGGCTTGCTCGCCGTCGTGGCGGAAAGCGGTGCTGGCAAGACCACGCTGATGCGCGACCTTGAGGATCGCATCGTCCGTGAGAATCAGCCCATCTTGCTGATCAAACCATATGTGCTTGCGATGGAAGACAACGATCAAAAGGGGAAAACCCTCAAGTCGACGCACATCGCGGAAGCATTGATGGCGGCTGTCGCTCCGCTTGAGAAGCCGAAATCCAGCCCTGAGGCGCGCTTTGCGCAGTTGCATAAGGCGCTGCGCGAAAGCCATACCGCCGGTTACCGGCACTGCTTGGTGATCGACGAAGCTCACGCGCTACCTGTCCCAACGATCAAGCACCTGAAGCGCTTCTTCGAGTTGGAGATGGGCTTTAAGAAGTTGCTCTCGATCATCCTGATTGGCCAGCCGGAACTGAAGGCCAAGCTTTCCGAGCGTAATCAGGATGTGCGTGAAGTAGTCCAGCGTTGCGAAATGATCGAGCTGGCTCCGCTCGACGGCACCCGCCTGGAGGAGTACCTCAAGTTCAAATTCGATCGCCTGGGCAAGCAGATCGGTGAGGTTATCGACCCGAGCGGAGTCGACGCGCTGCGAGCCAAGCTGACGATGACGAGCACCCGGCGCGATCGTCCTGAGACGGTGTCTCTGTTGTACCCGCTTGCCATCGGCAATCTGCTGACGGCCTGCATGAACTTCGCTGCCGAAATCGGCTCGCCGACCGTGACTGCAGACGTCGTGAAGGGGGTGTGA
- a CDS encoding nuclear transport factor 2 family protein, with product MSKTESHEDIAAVELAEHALARAHLDLTAGLDVIESLLHPDYVIIQPGGVMETKADVLASYRTGTRHWDTAQVDQLRSTQYGETIIVVGRWCASGHHGATWFDYQARFVSVWIKTVRGWQNITYQSTEIERR from the coding sequence ATGTCGAAGACGGAAAGCCACGAAGATATTGCGGCCGTTGAACTCGCCGAACACGCGCTGGCACGCGCACATCTCGACTTGACAGCCGGACTCGACGTTATCGAGTCGCTGCTGCATCCCGATTACGTCATCATCCAACCGGGAGGTGTTATGGAGACGAAAGCCGATGTGCTGGCGTCGTATCGCACCGGCACACGGCATTGGGATACCGCGCAAGTCGATCAGCTTCGCTCGACCCAATACGGCGAGACGATCATCGTCGTCGGGCGCTGGTGTGCGAGCGGGCATCACGGGGCAACGTGGTTTGATTATCAGGCGAGGTTCGTGTCGGTTTGGATCAAGACCGTTCGCGGTTGGCAGAACATCACGTACCAGTCGACGGAAATTGAGAGACGTTGA
- a CDS encoding DUF2786 domain-containing protein — MTSDHSKILDKIKKCLALSASCNEHEAEAALRQARKLMEAHGLTETHLQATGADERRAKAGVRSRPSRWETMLAQNIGDAFNCVVIFSGSGWAVSGEWCFIGCQAAPEVAGYAFAVLSSQAKRARANHIRERLGRCKGATKTRRADLFSEGWVRVVAGAIAAFSCTAEQSAAIGAYLEVHYPTLKNLQPRDRNGGRRLRDHEYGDYVAGRLSGQDAKLHRGISAGAQPLALESAQ, encoded by the coding sequence ATGACGAGCGATCACAGCAAAATTCTGGACAAGATCAAGAAGTGCCTTGCTCTCTCGGCCAGCTGTAATGAGCACGAGGCCGAAGCGGCACTACGCCAGGCACGCAAGCTGATGGAGGCGCATGGCCTGACCGAAACACACCTCCAGGCGACCGGTGCCGACGAGCGGCGCGCCAAAGCCGGGGTAAGGAGCCGCCCCTCGCGGTGGGAGACCATGCTGGCGCAGAACATCGGCGACGCTTTCAATTGTGTGGTCATCTTCTCCGGAAGTGGTTGGGCCGTGTCCGGAGAATGGTGTTTCATCGGGTGTCAAGCCGCGCCCGAAGTCGCCGGGTATGCGTTCGCGGTGCTGAGCAGCCAGGCAAAGCGGGCGCGTGCAAACCATATTCGCGAACGTCTTGGTCGCTGCAAGGGGGCCACCAAAACTCGACGTGCAGATCTGTTCAGTGAGGGATGGGTACGTGTGGTCGCCGGCGCCATCGCTGCATTTTCATGCACAGCCGAACAGAGCGCCGCTATCGGTGCCTATTTGGAAGTCCATTATCCGACGCTCAAGAATCTGCAACCACGCGATCGCAACGGTGGCCGACGCCTTCGGGATCATGAGTATGGCGATTATGTTGCCGGCCGCTTGTCGGGCCAGGACGCCAAACTCCACCGAGGCATCAGCGCGGGCGCTCAACCTCTGGCACTGGAGTCCGCGCAATGA
- a CDS encoding fasciclin domain-containing protein has product MSGFSGVVLAIAVVMGGQAAMVSVASAAMDGEKTVMVGGAAMYPSKNIIQNAVNSKDHTTLVAAVKAGGLVDTLSGPGPFTVFAPTNEAFAALPAGTVDTLLKPENKPTLDKVLTYHVVAGRLTAQDLMKAVSDGGGRATLKTVEGDSLTVMQQGNHLTVTDDKGGVANVTIGNVMQSNGVIHVVDKVLMP; this is encoded by the coding sequence ATGTCCGGATTTTCCGGAGTTGTGCTCGCGATCGCCGTGGTCATGGGCGGGCAGGCCGCCATGGTGTCTGTGGCGTCTGCGGCGATGGATGGCGAGAAGACGGTTATGGTCGGCGGGGCGGCAATGTACCCCTCGAAGAACATCATCCAGAACGCCGTCAATTCGAAAGATCACACGACGTTAGTTGCCGCAGTCAAGGCGGGCGGGCTGGTCGACACGCTCTCCGGCCCCGGCCCCTTTACGGTCTTTGCACCGACCAACGAAGCCTTCGCGGCACTGCCCGCCGGCACCGTCGACACGCTGCTCAAGCCTGAAAACAAACCGACGCTCGACAAAGTCCTCACGTATCACGTCGTGGCCGGCCGTCTTACTGCACAAGATCTGATGAAAGCCGTGAGCGACGGCGGTGGCCGCGCGACGCTCAAGACGGTGGAAGGCGATTCGCTCACCGTCATGCAACAAGGCAATCACCTGACCGTGACCGATGACAAAGGCGGTGTCGCCAATGTCACCATCGGCAACGTCATGCAATCGAACGGCGTCATTCACGTGGTCGACAAGGTGTTGATGCCCTAA
- a CDS encoding DUF3164 family protein, with amino-acid sequence MSDTIPAGYWRDGEGRLIPENMVKPIDKARDALVRELVGHAKSASTVLADFKAKAFGDIGAFVEMSGEQYGVKLGGVKGNVTLLSFDGHFKIVRQIQEHLVFDERLQAAKQLIDECIRTWTQGSRDEIKALINDAFQVNKEGKINTGRVLGLKRLNISDEKWQRAMQAIADSVQVAGSKPYVRIYERIGDTDQYQPISLDVAAV; translated from the coding sequence ATGAGCGACACGATTCCGGCCGGGTACTGGCGCGACGGGGAAGGACGGCTGATTCCCGAAAACATGGTCAAGCCGATCGACAAAGCACGCGACGCATTGGTCCGCGAACTGGTCGGGCACGCTAAGTCCGCATCGACGGTCCTGGCGGACTTCAAAGCGAAAGCATTCGGTGACATTGGCGCGTTCGTAGAGATGTCGGGCGAACAGTATGGCGTGAAGCTCGGCGGGGTGAAAGGGAACGTCACGCTGCTGTCGTTCGACGGCCATTTCAAGATCGTTCGCCAGATCCAGGAGCACCTCGTATTCGACGAACGCCTGCAGGCCGCAAAGCAGTTGATCGATGAGTGCATTCGGACCTGGACGCAAGGCAGCCGCGACGAAATCAAGGCACTCATCAATGACGCGTTCCAGGTCAACAAGGAAGGAAAGATCAATACGGGCCGCGTTCTCGGACTGAAGCGCCTGAATATCAGCGACGAGAAGTGGCAGCGCGCTATGCAGGCGATTGCAGACAGCGTGCAGGTGGCCGGGAGCAAGCCCTATGTCCGTATTTACGAGCGGATCGGTGACACCGATCAGTATCAGCCGATCAGTCTTGACGTCGCGGCGGTGTGA
- a CDS encoding Mor transcription activator family protein, whose amino-acid sequence MADGAFHDSRLKGDFKSKGPELLIDLADQCTQALKECGGLTDELAVQVAREIADRMAAHWGGQNIYFPMGLSYKLSQRDRQIYDDFNGANHSELARKYGVSLQWIYKIVKTVRQEEMARRQGDMFAE is encoded by the coding sequence ATGGCTGATGGTGCATTCCACGATAGCCGTCTTAAAGGCGATTTCAAAAGCAAGGGGCCGGAGCTGCTGATTGACCTCGCAGATCAGTGCACACAAGCGCTGAAGGAGTGTGGTGGCCTGACCGATGAGTTGGCGGTTCAGGTCGCGCGTGAAATTGCCGACCGCATGGCGGCTCATTGGGGTGGTCAGAACATCTATTTCCCGATGGGCCTGTCCTACAAGCTTTCGCAGCGAGATCGCCAGATCTATGACGATTTCAATGGCGCAAACCACAGCGAGCTTGCTCGCAAGTATGGTGTCTCCCTGCAGTGGATCTACAAGATCGTGAAAACGGTCCGCCAGGAGGAGATGGCCCGGCGTCAGGGGGATATGTTCGCTGAGTAA
- a CDS encoding DDE-type integrase/transposase/recombinase, with amino-acid sequence MNAVLTERLVAVAHAARKAGHGAKGAIYDAACRELRMSRATLLKKLKEVSVVSQRKRRSDAGQSALARDEAMMISAVLMESTRKNGKRLYSVADAVETLRANQMIRAEYLDDATGELRPLSESTIHRTLRMYGVHPDQLLAPAPVTELASLHPNHVWQIDASLCVLYYLKPSADARANGLRVMDHAEFYKNKPKNIARIAADRVWSYEITDHTSDWLYTEYVMGAESGENLCSVLINAMQERDGADLLHGVPRILMLDAGSANTASMTRNLCRSLGIEMIVHKVGNARATGQVENARNIIERKFEPGLKFQPVNSLDELNTLARKWRMHFNATAVHRRHKQTRSQAWMAIRADQLIKAPIVDVCRELAVATPESRKVTPKLRVPFQGREYDVSTVPGVMVGEKVMVTRNPWRDDAAQVVLIGEDGHEVFHVINEVKKTEFGFSDDSAVIGVSYRRHAETPAQSALKDIEQLVTGTESPAAAEAARKAKSLPFGGQLDPYKHIDNTTLPTYLPRRGTAHDLVAPTIELPPLSHVDAAKQIKPRVEFAGGKWTAERFQWLQQRYPAGVPQEQLDAIVAELSGPRAGHQKPLQLLRAAAGGE; translated from the coding sequence ATGAACGCCGTCCTGACCGAACGATTGGTGGCCGTAGCTCACGCTGCTCGAAAGGCCGGGCATGGCGCCAAAGGGGCGATTTACGATGCAGCGTGCCGCGAACTGCGGATGTCACGCGCCACGCTGCTCAAGAAGCTCAAGGAGGTATCGGTCGTGTCGCAACGCAAGCGCCGCTCCGACGCTGGGCAAAGTGCGTTGGCGAGAGATGAGGCGATGATGATCTCTGCCGTTCTGATGGAATCGACGCGAAAGAATGGCAAGCGGCTCTACTCGGTCGCCGATGCTGTCGAAACGCTGCGCGCCAATCAGATGATTCGAGCCGAGTATCTCGACGATGCGACCGGCGAGTTGCGCCCCCTGTCGGAGAGCACAATCCACCGCACACTGCGTATGTACGGAGTGCATCCGGACCAGTTGCTCGCGCCGGCCCCCGTCACCGAGTTGGCCAGCCTGCATCCGAATCACGTCTGGCAGATCGACGCGAGCCTGTGCGTGCTGTATTACCTGAAGCCCTCCGCTGATGCTCGGGCGAATGGTCTGCGCGTCATGGACCACGCCGAGTTCTATAAGAACAAGCCGAAGAACATCGCTCGCATTGCTGCCGACCGGGTGTGGAGCTACGAGATCACGGATCACACCAGCGACTGGCTCTACACGGAGTATGTGATGGGCGCTGAATCGGGGGAAAACCTTTGTTCGGTGCTGATCAACGCCATGCAAGAGCGTGATGGGGCTGACTTGCTCCACGGCGTGCCGCGCATTTTGATGCTGGACGCCGGCTCAGCCAACACGGCATCCATGACCCGAAACCTGTGTCGATCGCTGGGCATCGAGATGATCGTCCACAAAGTCGGCAACGCACGCGCCACCGGTCAGGTGGAGAACGCACGCAACATCATCGAGCGCAAGTTCGAGCCGGGCCTCAAGTTCCAGCCAGTCAACAGTCTGGACGAACTGAACACCTTGGCAAGGAAGTGGCGGATGCACTTCAATGCGACGGCTGTCCATCGGCGCCACAAACAGACACGCAGCCAGGCGTGGATGGCGATACGTGCCGACCAGCTGATTAAGGCTCCTATCGTTGACGTATGCCGCGAATTGGCCGTGGCGACACCTGAGAGCCGGAAGGTTACGCCGAAGTTGCGAGTGCCGTTCCAGGGCCGCGAATATGACGTCTCGACGGTGCCCGGCGTGATGGTCGGCGAGAAGGTGATGGTCACCCGTAACCCCTGGCGCGATGACGCTGCGCAAGTGGTGCTTATCGGCGAGGACGGTCACGAGGTGTTCCACGTCATCAACGAGGTGAAGAAGACGGAATTCGGCTTCAGCGACGATTCCGCCGTCATTGGCGTGAGCTATCGGCGTCACGCTGAGACACCGGCCCAGAGTGCCCTCAAAGACATTGAACAACTGGTCACCGGCACAGAAAGTCCAGCTGCAGCAGAGGCTGCACGCAAGGCGAAGTCCCTGCCGTTCGGCGGACAACTCGATCCGTACAAGCACATTGACAACACCACGCTGCCGACGTACCTGCCGCGTCGTGGTACCGCTCACGACCTTGTTGCGCCGACGATTGAGTTGCCACCGCTTTCTCACGTGGACGCTGCCAAGCAGATCAAGCCGAGAGTCGAATTCGCAGGTGGGAAGTGGACTGCCGAACGCTTCCAGTGGTTGCAGCAACGCTATCCGGCAGGTGTTCCGCAAGAGCAGCTCGACGCTATCGTCGCCGAGCTTTCCGGCCCCAGAGCGGGCCATCAGAAACCGCTGCAGCTGCTGCGTGCAGCGGCTGGAGGTGAATGA
- a CDS encoding gp16 family protein, giving the protein MSRPGERQRLIRLIHVAKHDLSMDDDTYRDILLRVGKRSSSAELAIPELERVLEHLKRCGFKVRSKAKPSRAMAQDRQSKKIRALWLFLHKLQAVRNPTEEALAAYVKRITGVDALQWIDGEQAERLIESMKRWAMRFLPQAVKDMVPQVGEITDVERAQLNTALSHAFASGTFDPMQAAWERLNDILTQGR; this is encoded by the coding sequence ATGAGTCGGCCAGGCGAACGCCAGCGCCTGATCCGGCTGATTCACGTCGCCAAGCATGATTTGTCGATGGATGACGACACCTATCGTGACATCCTGCTGCGCGTTGGAAAGCGGTCCTCCAGCGCCGAACTTGCCATTCCAGAACTGGAGCGCGTGTTGGAGCACCTGAAACGTTGCGGGTTTAAGGTGCGTTCCAAAGCGAAGCCGTCCCGAGCGATGGCTCAGGATCGGCAGAGCAAAAAGATCCGCGCGCTGTGGTTGTTCCTGCACAAACTGCAGGCAGTCCGAAATCCGACCGAGGAAGCGCTGGCCGCCTACGTCAAGCGCATCACCGGTGTGGACGCCTTGCAGTGGATTGACGGAGAACAGGCCGAGCGTCTGATCGAGTCCATGAAGCGTTGGGCAATGCGGTTTCTGCCGCAAGCCGTCAAAGACATGGTTCCGCAGGTTGGCGAAATCACTGACGTGGAGCGGGCGCAGTTGAATACCGCGCTCAGCCATGCATTCGCATCGGGAACGTTCGACCCGATGCAGGCTGCCTGGGAGCGGCTGAACGACATTTTGACGCAAGGGAGATAG
- a CDS encoding HU family DNA-binding protein: MNKQELIKQLANNADVTNKQAEAVLNALSATVLNHIGVGKQLMIPDLGKFTLAERAAKIGRNPKTGEAIQIAAKRVPKFTPAKALKDAAAG; this comes from the coding sequence ATGAACAAGCAAGAACTCATCAAGCAGTTGGCGAACAACGCAGATGTGACCAACAAGCAAGCGGAAGCGGTACTCAACGCGCTCAGCGCCACGGTGCTGAACCACATTGGCGTCGGAAAGCAGTTGATGATCCCCGACTTGGGCAAGTTCACCTTGGCGGAACGAGCAGCGAAGATCGGCCGTAACCCGAAGACCGGCGAAGCGATTCAGATCGCCGCAAAGCGGGTGCCGAAATTCACGCCGGCCAAGGCGCTCAAGGATGCTGCGGCAGGTTAA